From one Phycodurus eques isolate BA_2022a chromosome 19, UOR_Pequ_1.1, whole genome shotgun sequence genomic stretch:
- the ddit4 gene encoding DNA damage-inducible transcript 4 protein: MHSSSASVQTGSSPPSPVDSSPRRLSWGNLVQKLTDSMESRSNNSSRSDLSDSVSEVSEEDLFYDPTEAAILKEVVQLIERSLREAKDSTCALRCAKLLIPDRLLERIGGELLHLAASEPCGLRGALVDLCVERGPQCESVAQLSADPYLVPTFQLTLVLRLESGGLWPKIQGLFSSRSPAGRQAIKLSTGFRVIKKKLYCSEELLIEEC; this comes from the exons ATGCATTCGAGTTCCGCAAGCGTGCAAACTGGCAGCTCGCCCCCGTCTCCGGTGGACAGCAGCCCCAGGAGGCTGTCGTGGGGCAATCTGGTGCAAAAGCTGACCGACAGCATGGAGTCCAGGTccaacaacagcagcaggagCGACCTTTCGGACTCCG TGTCCGAGGTGTCTGAGGAGGACCTCTTCTACGACCCCACGGAGGCGGCCATCCTGAAGGAGGTGGTGCAGCTGATCGAGCGCAGCCTACGCGAGGCCAAGGACTCGACGTGCGCCCTGCGCTGCGCCAAGCTCCTCATCCCCGACCGCCTCCTGGAGCGCATCGGGGGCGAGCTCCTGCACCTGGCGGCCAGCGAGCCGTGCGGCCTGCGCGGCGCCCTGGTGGACCTGTGCGTGGAGCGGGGGCCGCAGTGCGAGAGCGTGGCGCAGCTCTCCGCGGACCCCTACCTGGTGCCCACCTTTCAGCTGACTCTGGTGCTGAGGTTGGAGTCTGGCGGGCTGTGGCCTAAGATccaaggactttttagctccagATCGCCGGCGGGGAGGCAAGCTATCAAGCTGAGCACCGGATTCCGCGTCATTAAGAAGAAACTGTACTGTTCCGAGGAGCTGCTGATTGAGGAATGTTGA
- the dnajb12b gene encoding dnaJ homolog subfamily B member 12b, which translates to MEVNRDEAERCIDIAAAALGSEQPDKAKRFLEKAQRLFPTEKARVLLELITKNGFTPRQGAHADLNGDSGPRLRQNQSDRSRPEEKPADTSKSYTAEQVDAVRRIKQCKDFYEILGVQKDASEDELKRSYRKLALKFHPDKNHAPGATEAFKAIGNAYGVLSNANKRRQYDACGEERRHPSQQADANFDADISPEDLFNMFFGGGTPASSNQAHTNGRMRHQRPPRRERPRDGGLALFVQVIPILILVIVSALSQIMVKSPAYSLSYRPSAGHTQKRLTENLKVAYYVAEHFSKDVSDGNMKRLEQTVEDDYISNLRNNCWKEKQQKEGMLYRARYFGDTDLYQRAQRARTPSCAKLSEISASFHG; encoded by the exons ATGGAGGTGAACCGGGATGAGGCGGAACGGTGCATCGACATCGCCGCCGCGGCGCTGGGCAGCGAGCAGCCGGACAAGGCGAAGAGGTTCCTGGAGAAGGCCCAGAGGCTCTTCCCCACCGAGAAGGCGAGGG TGCTGCTGGAGCTCATCACGAAGAATGGCTTCACGCCCAGACAAGGCGCACACGCGGACCTGAATGGAGACTCAGGACCTCGACTACGACAGAACCAAAGTGACCGTAGCAGACCCGAAGAGAAACCCGCAGATACCTCAAAGTCCTACACCGCAGAGCAGGTGGATGCTGTGCGAAG GATCAAGCAATGCAAAGACTTCTACGAGATCCTTGGCGTGCAGAAGGACGCGTCTGAGGACGAACTCAAAAGATCTTACCGCAAGCTGGCGTTAAAATTCCACCCGGATAAGAATCACGCTCCCGGTGCCACGGAGGCGTTTAAAG CTATTGGGAACGCGTACGGCGTGCTGAGCAATGCCAACAAACGACGACAGTACGACGCGTGCGGCGAGGAGAGGCGGCATCCTTCCCAACAGGCGGACGCAAACTTTGATGCGGATATTTCCCCCGAGGACCTTTTCAACATGTTCTTTGGAGGAGGAACCCCGGCGA GCAGTAACCAAGCGCACACAAATGGGAGGATGCGTCACCAGAGACCGCCTAGAAGAGAGCGACCGCGAGAC GGAGGCCTCGCCCTCTTCGTGCAGGTTATACCCATCCTCATTCTGGTTATTGTGTCGGCCCTCAGTCAAATCATGGTCAAGAGCCCCGCCTACAGCCTCAGCTATCGCCC GTCGGCGGGCCACACGCAGAAGAGGCTGACGGAGAACCTGAAGGTGGCGTACTACGTGGCTGAGCACTTCTCCAAAGACGTCAGCGACGGGAATATGAAGCGCTTGGAGCAGACAGTGGAGGATGATTACATCTCCAACCTGCGCAACAACTGCTGGAAGGAGAAACAGCAAA AGGAAGGCATGTTGTACCGAGCACGCTATTTCGGTGACACGGATCTGTACCAGCGGGCGCAGAGAGCTCGGACGCCGAGCTGCGCCAAGCTGTCCGAGATCAGCGCCTCCTTTCACGGCTGA
- the scd gene encoding acyl-CoA desaturase has product MAEAEDQKLKQQQQQQQQQQQQQRPASSNDSPMEASCREDVFDHTYEEKQGPKPPRIVVWRNVILMTLLHIGAVYGVLLVPTASLPTLLWSMLCFLISALGVTAGAHRLWSHRSYKASLPLRIFLALANSMSFQNDIYEWARDHRVHHKYSETDADPHNAVRGFFFAHIGWLLVRKHPDVIEKGCKLELHDLLADKVVMFQRKHYKMSVLLFCFFVPMLVPWYFWGESLWVAYFVPALLRYTLVLNATWLVNSAAHMWGNRPYDQTINPRENKFVTFSAIGEGFHNYHHTFPYDYATSEFGCKFNLTTCFIDFMCFLGLAKDRKRVSHEMVLARAQRTGDCSYRSG; this is encoded by the exons ATGGCGGAGGCGGAGGACCAAAAactgaagcagcagcagcagcaacaacaacaacaacaacaacaacagcggcCCGCATCCAGCAACGACTCTCCGATGGAGGCCTCCTGCAGGGAAGACGTGTTCGACCACACGTACGAGGAAAAGCAAGGCCCCAAGCCGCCGAGGATCGTCGTGTGGAGGAACGTCATCCTCATGACCCTGTTGCACATAGGTGCCGTGTACGGCGTGCTCCTCGTCCCCACCGCCTCGCTCCCCACGCTGCTCTGGT CCATGCTTTGCTTTTTGATAAGTGCTTTAGGAGTGACAGCAGGCGCTCACCGCCTGTGGAGTCACAGGTCCTACAAGGCCTCTCTACCTTTAAGGATCTTCCTGGCTCTGGCCAACTCCATGTCCTTTCAG AACGACATCTACGAGTGGGCCCGCGACCACAGGGTCCACCACAAGTACTCTGAGACGGACGCGGACCCGCACAACGCCGTGCGCGGCTTCTTCTTCGCCCACATCGGCTGGCTGCTGGTGCGCAAACACCCCGACGTGATCGAGAAGGGATGCAAGCTGGAGCTCCACGACCTGCTGGCCGACAAGGTGGTCATGTTTCAGAGGAA GCACTATAAGATGTCTGTGCTGCTCTTTTGCTTCTTCGTGCCCATGTTGGTGCCTTGGTACTTTTGGGGCGAGTCCCTGTGGGTTGCCTACTTCGTGCCGGCGCTGCTGCGCTACACGTTGGTGCTCAACGCCACCTGGCTCGTCAACAGCGCTGCGCATATGTGGGGAAACCGGCCGTACGACCAGACCATCAACCCCCGAGAGAACAAGTTTGTCACATTCAGCGCCATAG GCGAAGGATTCCACAACTACCACCACACATTCCCGTACGACTACGCCACCAGCGAGTTCGGCTGCAAGTTCAACCTGACCACCTGCTTCATCGACTTCATGTGCTTCCTGGGCCTCGCCAAGGACCGCAAGCGAGTGTCCCATGAGATGGTGCTGGCGCGAGCACAGCGCACGGGTGACTGCAGCTACCGCAGtggctaa